DNA sequence from the Streptomyces cinnabarinus genome:
GTCTGGAGGACGCGATGACGACGACCGAGGCCGGCGCCACGGCGCCCTCCGAGCATGGGCACGATCACGCCACGCACGGCTACCACAAACAGAAGGACGAGCACCTCAAGCGGCTGCGCCGGATCGAGGGCCAGATCCGGGGCCTTCAGCGGATGGTCGACGAGGACGTCTACTGCATCGACATACTCACGCAGGTGTCGGCGTCGACGAAGGCCCTGCAGTCCTTCGCCCTCCAGCTCCTGGAGGAGCACCTGCGCCACTGCGTCGCGGACGCGGCCGTGAAGGGCGGCGACGAGATCGACGCGAAGGTGGAAGAGGCGACGAAGGCGATCGGCCGGCTGCTGCGGACCTGAGTCTTCGGGGGTGCGGCGGGAGGCCGAGGGCGTGCGGCGGGAGGCCGAAAATCACCGGGTGACGGAGCCGGGATCGTCGATGCCGATGGCGTCCCGCTCCTCCGCCACTCTGAGCACCTGATCGATACTCTCCATGCTCAGCCGCTCCTCGGCGGCCGAGGCCGCGATGATCAGCTCACCGCACAGTTCGATCTCGGCGAGGGCCACGTGGTCCTGAACTGCCGTACCGCCGACCGGAGCCACGCGCATCACCTCTTCTCTGCCGTCACCGACTTCCTAGAGTAGGGAGCGGCCTACACACCGCGCATGGCACGGAAGGGCTAGTCCTTGACGACCGTCGAGGATCCTCACTCCTCCGCGATCCGCCCGGCGAAGATGTCGTCGCGGTCCGGAAGCCGTACGTCCACGGCGACACCGAAGTCGAACAGCAAGGTCGTGGAGGCGACGGCGACGGGTCCGTCCTGCTGCCCGTTCACAAAGCTGAACCGATGCCGCACCTTGCGGATCCGCCCGTCCTCGTCCAGGTACACATCGAACGGAACCCGCGAGGTGGCGAACCCTTTCGCCGCGGCGGCGAGCGAGTCCCGGGATCCCTTGGAGGCGTGCCGGGCGGCCCGCCGCAGATCGGCGGTGCCGCGGTAGTGCCGTACGTCGACACCCGCCACCTGTTCCTCCCCCACGAAGCTGACGTCCTGGGCGCCGAGGAGCAGTTCGGCGGCGGCGAAGGGATCGGTGGCGCCGCCGGTGACGAGATTGCCGTCCGCCATGGACTCCGTCTCGACCCGCACCCACTTGTCGGCGGGCACACCGGCGCCCCGGTTCTTCATGAAGAGGGCACCGGGAGCGAGCAGTTCAGTGATGGGCCGATGCGGCGAGTCCCCCGACGGATCCTGCGGCA
Encoded proteins:
- a CDS encoding metal-sensitive transcriptional regulator; this translates as MTTTEAGATAPSEHGHDHATHGYHKQKDEHLKRLRRIEGQIRGLQRMVDEDVYCIDILTQVSASTKALQSFALQLLEEHLRHCVADAAVKGGDEIDAKVEEATKAIGRLLRT